The Nitrosarchaeum sp. DNA window TACGAATTTTTGAATATATTATTAATCCTGTAACTATCACGGTTCCAATAATAACTCCAATTAACCATTCTTGGGAAAACAACTCAAAATTTGTAATAATTACAATTCCAATTAAATTTGCAATTATCATTTATCAATGCAATAATTGTTAAATTCTTAGCCCATTATTATTCAATTTTATCTTTCTTTTTCATGTAAAGGTATTTTAAACTTGAAAATTGGATTTGTTTGCTCATAAATTGACCGTAGAAAATGAAAAAATTACTCGTTCAGCTTGGTTTGTCCTTGGAACCATTAGCTGCTTGGGGTTAATTGCAATGTATGCTGAAACGATGATCCTGCCAGCAATACCTACCCTTATCGAAGAATTTGACATGCCATATAGCACGTCCTCGTGGATTTTATCTTCATACATGATTGCAGGCGCAGTTGCAACCCCGATTGCTGGCAAGTTATCTGATGTGTATGGCAGAAAAAAAATATTGCTAATTGTAATGTCAATTTATTCTGCAGGAATCTTAGCAGGAGGATTTGCAGATAATTTACCATTTATGATTGCAGCAAGAGTAGCTCAGGGGGTGGGCATTTCTATGTTCCCAATCGCATTTGGAATAATTAGGGAAGTGTTGCCTGAAAAGAAATTAGCAGTTGGACAATCAATTTTTACTGCAACGTTTCCAGCTGGTGCTACATTAGGTTTGTTGATGGGTGCAAATATTATTCAAAATTATGGTTGGCATGCAACATTCTTTACAGTTTTTCCTATTGCTGTATTGCTTGGTTTATTCATATTGAAATTCATTCATGTAAAATCACTATCAAATATTTCAGAAAATAAAATTTCTTTAGACATCAAAGGTTCCATCTTTCTTGCCATTACAATAATTTCATTTCTAGTTGGTATCTCTTACTTGGAAAACAACACAGGAGATGTTTTTGAATCCATTGTATTTTTTGCTATAACCGTTATATCCTTAATAATATTTATCGCAATAGAGAAAAAAGTAAAATCCCCCTTAATTGATATAAAACTCTTGAAAAATAAAATGCTACTTTTTGGAATGTTGATTTTGCTTATTGCAGGATTATGCACTTTCATGGTGTATCAAACAATTCCAATTATGATACAAAGCCCACAACCATTAGGTTTTGGAGGTTCAGAACTAACAACTGCAACAGTTCAGATGCCATTTATGGTAATTTTTCTAGTTGGTAGTATCTTGTCAGGTTTTGCACTAGAGAGGATTGGAAACAAGAGACTCACAGTAATTGGAACAGTGGTGGGTACTGTTGGATTCTTTAGTCTTTTGATATTCCATTCTACAGATTACATGGTAACAGTTACTCTAGCGATAATTGCTGCAGGGTTGTCCCTTGCATTTATTGGTGGATTTAACATTGTTTTGTTATCTACTCCAATTCAGTTTGCAGGAATAGCACTTGGCATGACATTACTTTTTAATTTGATTGGTCAATCCATTGGGCCTTCTATTGCAGGAATGTTTCAGCAAATGCATCGAGGTACAATAGAGGGAGTTTCAGGTAGCTTTCCAACCCATGAAGCATACACTATGATTTTTGTTACAGCATTTGCAATATCACTTGTATCTGTTGGTTTTGCCATTACGCTAAACCGAAAAATTACTGCATAAATCGAACCTAAAATTAATGAATTATCAAAAATTAAATGCTCCCGTCGGGATTTGAACCCGAGATCACTGCCTTGAGAGGGCAGTATGCTTAGCCGGACTACACCACAGGAGCTTGTTCCAAAACAATCTCAATCTCAATTTAAAGGAAATGTTTTGACAATGAGTCTTTGGTAAAAATTAGTAAGTACGTTGCTTTATACAAAATTCTAAATTAATAATTTTATGGACTTGAAAAAATTTATTGAAGAACAATCTTTGGCGACTTTCCCTGTTGGTCTTGGAGGATGTAGAGCAATTAATTCATTTTTTGATTCTTGCGACTATGATATTACAATATTTGATAATAAATCTGAGACAGAAAAAATTATCTCATATGATAATAACTTTATAAAAATTCATCATGGTTCATTAAATGAAACCAAGTCTAATATTCTTGTAAAATACGATGGAATGCAAATTATTCATGATGAATCATGGGAACTTCGAATGTTTCTATCAAAAATAAAAGAGAAACGTTCTATTCTTTACAAAGATAATGCAAAAAATTGTCTGTTTAATTCTCTTTTTTGTTGTGAAAAAACCAAAGAAGGAATTAACACTTCAAATGTATTTTCGTCTTGTTGGCAAATTTGTGCATCTTATTTTTTGGCCGATGCAATTTATTCTCTAAATCTATCTGCTCCAAACCCAACTCACATGTTGGATACGATGCGAAAATTCAAGAAAAATCAAATAAATGAGCACATTTCAATTATAAATCAAACTATTGGAATTGAAAGAGCCACTATTCCACTTTTAGAAAGAATGATCAAATCAACTCTCGGTTTTTCTGATAAAATAGAACAAAATAATCATTCAAAAATAATTCAACAAAAATCAGACTATTTCATAAAAAACTCGATGCTTTCAGATTGCTATTTTTATTTGGGATATGTGAATAGGGATAATTTTGAAAAGATCAAAGACAAAATAGACCACCAGCCAGATCTAATCCACATACTCCGAGTAGCCTTTGATATTGAAGCTGACTCTAATCTGCTTGAACAACAGGCAAAACTCATTCAAAAATCATGCAATACTGTTCTGAGCCTTGTCTCTAGTGCGTAATTTTCTATAATCCTGTACTAACATTTTAAAATAAGTAATTACATTGCGTATCTATGACAGATCAAGCATGTGGATGCGAAGCAGACAGCGGCGATCCAACTTACTCATGTGATTGTGATATGCAAGGTCATTGTATATGCAGCGCAGATTGCAAATGTAAAACTGACGTTTGTAAAGAAGCAGTCAAACAACTGTAAATCAAAGTTGTTTTAATTTTATTTTTTCTTTTTAATTATTCTTCTTCTTCAATTCCCCAAGATTTTACTAATTCCTTTTGGAATTTGTCGGATTGTTTTTCATCTAATGAAAATCCACAATTTTTATGAGTTGGAACTACAGTCATTCCGTCAAGCTTAAACTCTACTTCATACAAGTGAACTTTTGAGCATTCACACATTCTGTAAATTCTTGATTTTTCCTCTATATTTGCTTATTTGAATAACGTTTAACTATCCGTAACGCTCATTTTTTTGTGAAATGAAGGCATTGTTTTTAGTTTTAGCTATTTCTTCAATTATGATTTTAGGTTCATATTCAATTCCAACTGCAATGGCTCAAGTTCAAGCAGGTGGTGTTGAACTTCCAGGTGATCCAACATGGTTTGCAGGAGAGGGTCTCAAAAAAGGTGATTTCTTTTCATATTCTTTATGTCATGTAAATTATCGTGAATGCGTTCCTTTTGAAATGGATTTATGGATTAAAGGTGATGTAAAAACTGGAAGTGAAGACAAGTGGCTTGTTGATGTTGTAGTTTATGATGGAAATAAAATAATTAAAGGAAATATGGAAATTGGAAAACTAGCTCCTGAACCATCTGGAGGAACTGACAATCTTTTGGTGTATAGAAGTGCATTCAAATCTTCTATTGTATGGTTATCTGCTTTTGCAAATGGATATGATGTAGGTGGTGATAAAGGACCAAAAAAATTCTCTGCTAAATCTTGGGGAAAAATTGGAAACATTGGTGGTGAACAAATAATCCCACTTGCTATTGAAAAAGTAACTGTAAGAGCTGGAACATTTGATACTGTTGATATCTCATGGAAGACCGGCGGTGTTAGAAGCCATGTTTATGTTGTTGATAATTTCCCATTTCCAGTAAAAGCTCATACATATACTCATGTATCTTCTGGAATCCCACCTACAGAATATGAGTTTGAATTACTAGAATACAAACAAAATATTGTTAATGATCCATTTGCAAATGTTTCTTCTACTGACAATATTTCTGATTTTAAAGGATGTCCAAGTACTGATGCTTTAAACAAGTCAGTAAAGAAACCAACCAAAAATTTTGAATATCAAATCCATGCTTACTATAGTCCAGATTTCCCAGTTGAGGGATGTCCAATGAAATGGCAATTAAATTTCCTTAGTAAATTTCATGACACTGAATTTTTGAATCAAGTTCAGTTTGATCTTATGGTTGTAGATGACAAATTTACTTTACCACCATTACGTTCTGTTGCACAAGATCAGGGATATGATTATCTATATTCACCATCTGGTCAAGCCACTATTGACATGACTGTTAATCATAAACCTGGTATTGCTCATTTTGTTGTTTATGTATATGGATTATCCCCACAGGGAATAGTTCCATCAAACCCAATTGATTATCTTGTAATTGATCTTCCAATATCTGCAAAGACTGGTGGTTCCACTACCTCAAACATCCCATCTTGGATTAAAAATACCGCTGGATGGTGGGCTGATGGCTCAATTGATGACAACTCCTTTGTTCAAGGAATCCAGTTTTTGATCAAAGAGAACATAATTAAAATTCCACCAACATCCCAAGGCACCAGTTCTACTGCTAAACAAATTCCATCTTGGATTAAAAATAATGCTGGATGGTGGGCTGATGGCTCAATTGACGATAAATCCTTTATCGAAGGACTCCAATTTTTGATCAAAGAAGGAATTATGAAAGTTCCTCGAGCAGCTTCAACTTCTAGTTCAAGTAGCTCTGGTCCTGCATCATGGCTTGATTAAAAATACTATTTTCATGTACATTCAAATTGTTTGATTTTCAAGTTGATTAAATGACAGGGTTATTCAGTTATCCGAAACGACATCTAAAAAAATTAGTTAAAAACGGAGATTATTCAGAGGCACTTGAATTTGGAAAGAGTTTGGAGGAAAAATTTTCAAATGATCCTGATTATATGTTTATGATGGGGAGCATCTATTTTATTTTAGAAGACGCAAAAAGAGCAATTCCGTATTTTGAAAAAGCAGCTCAAATGGCTCCCGACGATGTAGAGACTTTGACTCTAAAAACAAATGTTCATCTTGCATTACAACAAAAAGATGAAGCAATTGATTGTTGCAAAAGAATCATAAAACTGCAACCAGAAAACTATGAAGCACACGGTCTGCTTGAAAAGTTAGAATCTCTTTAAAGCATTTAATCTGTTTTATTTTTCATCTCATATGCATTTTCTAATAACCAATCACAAAACTTTGTAACGTTTTGATCAAATTCAGTCCAGATGTGAACTGAATGAGGCAAAATGTCAATCTTCCAGTTATCTGTAAACACTCTGACTCCTTCTTTGTTATCATACATGTAAGCGTCTTGAACTTTAATATCTCCTAAAACTTCTTTTGCCTTTTCTTTAATTAATTCTCGGTTAATTGGAAATCTCTTTTTATCATAATCTACAATCAAGCTAAGATCTCTTTTTCCATACATCTCAAACTCTTCGATTCTTCCTTCTTTTGGAAAATTAACGACTAGTTTGATATTGTATTTTTTGCCAACTTCCTTGCCAATCTCTACTATTCTTGCATATGCCATGCCTGGATTTTTCTTTAACATGAAGCGAATTTGTGGTAGATTTGATTTTAGCTGTTGTTGAAGATCTGTTACTATTTCTGTGAATAACATGATATTATTAATTTGAAACCGGTTATATTCATTAATCTTGTGACCTGATTAGTTTTTTTAGATGTAAAAATAATTGTCATTATGGCAATGCCGATGGATTATAACGGTGTACGAATCGATGATGGTTCTGAAAGAACAGATAATGTTAATGACTACAAAATAACTTGCATGGATTTTATCAAAGAAATATCTCATGATTATGAAGCATGGGTTGATTATTACAAACTTCCAGAAGATGAAGACAAAATTAGACGAAATGGAATTCGCTCAACTATAGAAAGAACAAATGACTGGATTGCTAAAGTTGCCCAAACAATCAAAGCAGTTGATGTTGTTATGAATGATGGAATTCAAAAGATGGCAGAATCTACAGCAGGAAAACCATTAGAGTTTGGTGTTTTTGTAAATGGTAAATCAAGTTACACCATGGCAAAACCTGGAATTATAGATGTAAATGTAAAATCAAGCGGCAGGCAGGGAAGAAAGACAAAGCTAGGTTTTCATTTTAAAGATGATAGATTTAGAATTGAATCTACATGTGGTGCATTTTTAGATGAATCTGATTTGCCAACAAAAGAATTTGATCTAATGGATATTCATCTAAAACTACATGCAGAAAATGCAAAACAACGTGATGTCATATCATTTACTGTTACTGTTAGTGAAATGGAAAATGATGCAGAGTTTGAACGAAGGGGATTAACCACTATTGTTCATATAGTGTAATCTCTATTGCAACTCTTTTTTCTTCCGCTCTTTTTTCACCGGGATATTTTAACTGAGAAATCTTTTTCTCTAGTTTTTCGTCTTCAACTACTTTTGCCTTGCCCGTATACCTCGAATTGCCATATTCTATGATTACATCTGGATTTGTCATGGCATTTTTGAACCAGTCTCCATCTGGTCTATGTCTTGAAAAATAGATTTTTTCATTATACTTTACAGCACGAAGCATTACTGAATGTATTTTGCCTGTCTTTCTGCCTTTTGTGCTTAATACTGCACGAAATACTTGGCTCATTACCATTAGGCAATACTTCTGTCAAGTAATTTAACCTCATTGCTAGAAAATTATGATATTTGGTATGATAAGCAAATCTGACTACAGTAACTCATGTCAGTTAAACTCGAAGATATGCCTGAAAATACAGCCACAGCCGATGACTTTGTTGGAAAAAAAGTCATAGACAGAGAAGGAATCTCTTATGGCAAAGTCAAACATATTCACATTAATCAAAAAACTCTAATCGTTTCAGGAGTTACCATTCATCAAGGATTTAACAAAGACTATTTCCTTGGTGCTGATTACATTGATAAATTCACAGAGGAAACTTTACTGCTTGGTAGACCTCCAATTAGAACTGGAATTCCAGCAGTTGACATTGATGGTCATAAAATAGGCAAAGTAAAACGATTACACAAAAACCCTGATACTCACGAACTAGAGTCTATTGAAATCGGAGATGGCATATTGCACTCAAAAATAATCTCTAAATCTGAAATTTGGGGAATTGGCGAAAAACTTATTCTTAAAGTAACAAAAGAAGGATACAAAAAATTAGAATAATCTATTTTAAGAATTCTTTAGTTATGGTTTTTTATTGCAATTAAGACAGATAGGAATTCCTTTATCCAATGTAATCTCGACATTTGATGTGTGACACTTTTGACAGAGCCCTTTCATGTTGTGACTGACTAAAATGACCTTTAAATTTTTTGTGAGATAATTAACACTTAACAATTTATAATTGTAATAATCGATCAGAATATGTACTCAGTAGAGACTAGATCTCTTTCAAAAACTTTTGGTACTGTAAAAGCTGTAAATGATATCTCTTTTGCAGTTGAATCTGGTGAAATATTTGGATTTCTTGGTCCTAACGGTGCAGGTAAAAGTACTACAATTATGATACTTACCACGTTACTCAAACCAACATCTGGCCAAGCTCTTGTTTCTGGATTTGATGTAATGACACATGCAAAACAAGTTCGTCAAAGTATAGGATATGTACAACAAGAATCTACTGTTGATGAATATCTATCAGGAAGAGAAAACTTGCTATTGCAAGCAAGACTCAATCATATCCCAAAAGATCAAATCAATAAAAGAATTGATGAAATTTTGGAATTAATTGAATTAACTGATAAGCAAAATGATTCTGTAGTTACTTATTCTGGTGGCATGAGAAAGAGATTGGATATTGCAGGTGGATTATTGCATCATCCCAAAATATTATTTTTAGACGAGCCTACGGTGGGCTTGGATATTCAAACACGTAGAAAGATTTGGGAATACATAAAAAAAATACATCAGGAATTCAATATGACTATTTTTCTTACAACTCACTACATGGAAGAAGCTGATCAACTATGTGATAGAATTGGAATTATTGATCACGGACAGATTCAAATCATTGATACTCCAGAAAATATGAAAAATGCCATGGGTAATGAAGTGATATCTTTAAAATTTGAAAGCAAGAATTCTGATGATTTTTTATCACAACTGCATAAAATTGAATATGTTAAAAAGATAAACAAAGATAATGACAAGTTAACAATTTTTACATCAAATGGAACACAAGTAATTCCTGAAATTTTTAAAATCTCATCCACACTTGAAATTAAAATTATTTCCATCTCGTTGACTCAGCCAACTTTGGATGATGTCTTTATCTCTTACACCGGTCGGGAAATGCGAGATGATGATGCAGGATTTAATCGAAAGCGTGAACATGCAAAGATGAAGAGGTTACGTGCATGAATTCTCTGATGTATGATACTTATACTGTATTTTGGAGAGAGATGAAAAGATACAAAAAATCTCGTAGTGGAGTTTTAATTCGATTAATTCAACCTGCAATCTGGATTATTGTAATTGGTAACACTTTTTCTGGAACTCAACCCTTGATTCAATCTGTTGGATTTGAAGGAGAATACATTGAATTTATGGCGCCAGGTGTGATAATACTCACTGCAATTTTTACGAGTATTTTTGGTGGAGTCAATACATTGTGGGATAGACGGTATGGATTTATGAACAAGGCATTAACATCTCCAATTTCACGTTCCTCTATTGCATTGGGAAAAATGTCGGCAATCTCTTTAATCTCTGCAATGCAATCTAGTCTAATTATAGGAATTGCTTTGGCAATCGGTGTAAATTTTCCAAATCTGTTAATGATTGCACCAATAATGGCAATTGTGATATTATTTTCTCTTGGTTTTTCTGGAATTTCTGTTATCGTTGCTGCAACTGCAAAGTCTCAAGAGACTTTTTGGGGAGTGATTAATTTTCTTGGAATGCCTTTATTCATGTTGAGTCCAGCCCTTTTTCCACTAGAGTTACTCCCTGATTGGTTGGCAACTATAGCAAAATTCAATCCTGTAACCTACACCGTTTTACTTGTTCGAGAGATGATGACTGGGGTTTCTGAAGGAGGAATTTCTGCATTCTTAAGTATTGGAGTAATTGCTGTATTTGTTTTAGTAATGATTGGTTTGGCAAGCTATGTCTTTACACGAGAAGTCAACAAACCATTTTAGCATAATTTAATCATATAAAAATAAACATATGATTTCTATATAGTCCATGGAGTGATATTGTTTTTTCGTAATCTATTATTGTCATTGCTAAATAAATTACGAAATATGATACTTCAATGATAACAAAGAAAACATCATTGCTTATGATCGCAACTATAGTTGCTATTATGGCACCACTAAGTGCAAATGCCGCAACAGCCCCCGATGTTCCTAGTTCTGATAAGACATACAATCTTAATGGAGCAGGTGCAACATTTCCATTTCCTTTGATTGATTTATGGAGAGTTGAATATCACAATGATTTTGACAACGTGAACCTAAACTATCAGTCAATTGGCAGTGGAGGTGGAGTAAAGCAACACATTGAGAAGACTGTGAATTTTGCAGCATCTGATGCACCATTGACTTCTAGTGAGAGAGAATTAGCTCCAAAAACACTCCATATCCCTGAAACTATTGGAGGAGTTACAGTGGTATACAATATTCCTGAAATACCAAATAGCGGATTGAAATTAACTGGAAAGATAATTTCAGATATCTTTATGGGAAAGATTACTAAATGGAATGATCCTGCCATTAAAAATATTAACCCTGAACTTAATCTTCCTGGAAAAGAAATTTTGGTTGCACATCGTTCAGATGGATCTGGAACAACATTTGTGTTTACTGACTATCTTTCAAAAATTGATCCTGATGGTTGGGATAAACAAGTTGGAAAAGGAAAATCTGTTCCTTGGCCAACAGGTTTAGCTGCTGCAGGAAATGAAGGAGTTTCAGGAATAGTAAAATCCACAAAGTATTCTATAGGTTATGTTGAGTTAGCATATGCATTCCAAACTGGAATGTCTTTTGCACACATTCAAAACGGTGACAAAACTAATTTCGTTGAACCAACTATAGATACTATCAGTAATGCCGCAGCCGGAATCATATCTAAACTTCCAGCAGCAGAAGCAGATTGGTCTGCAGTATCTATTGTGAATGCACCTGGACCTAACTCATATCCTATTGCAAGTTTCTCATATCTTCTTGTGTATGAAGATCTAGCAAAAGTGACAAAGAGTAAAGATGAAGCAAAAGCTATAATCCACATGATTCATTGGATGATAACTGATGGACAGCAATTTTCATCTAGTCTATTGTATGCTCCTCTACCTACCCAAGTTATAGATTTGGATAAAAAAGGACTATCGCGTGTTACATATGACGGTGAAGTTCTTTGGAATGGAGGTTCTGCAAAACCAAGTTCAAAACTTCCAGATTGGATTAGAAACAATGCAAAGTGGTGGGCAGATGGCTTGATCACAGACGATGACTACATCAAAGGACTACAATATCTTATTTCAGAAGGTATTCTCAAAATCTAATTTTTTTCTTTTTTTGTAATTATATTTTCATGTTTTTATTTTGATAATTATTTTTAAAATTATATTTTTAAGATTTAATATTAACATCTCAAATTTTTTTATTTCTGTTTTTGTTCTATATAGTATTACGACAACTATCTATCATTATGTTCTATATGTAGAAAATGTTGATCTGGTTTATACTCTCTGATTAATTTATTTCATCAATGAATACAAAAAACGCAATAGCTATGACGACATTAAGTGTAATTGCAATATTTGCAATTATGTCAATAACCGTTTCAGCAAATGAAGCATTTGCTGTATCTATAACCAATTATAAAATGGTTGAAGACACATATGCCAAAGTAACGTTCACATTTAGAGATGGAGTAGAAGAAACTTATTTTCCAGTCTTTAAAATGACCACATCTTATGTTGCAAACTCTGCTGCTGAATTCCAATTACAAGGAATTGTTGGGGACTATCCACTTCTCAATGAAGCTATGGATCAAGAATATGATTTCAGATTAGCTCCGGCTGAAACTCAATATAACTATAAAAAATTCATAGTTGATGTTGATTTAGTAAAAGGAGGAGTAGTTCAAAAAAATCTTCATTATGTTGATTGTAAAGTGAGTGGCTCAACTACTGACACTGTATTGGATAATGCAGAAGGCTATACAACAACAAAAACTGGATTTGCAATCATTAATGTGATTGACTTTGATTGTATGGGAGTAGTGCAGAAAACATACGCAAACGAGTATGACAGAAACGTGTATTCACAAAACAACCTTGTTGATTATGGGAAACATTCCCAAAAATTAGCTGAAGACGTTCATTCTTATGCAACATTTTATTTTAATGATGGTGCTGAACGAATAGATTTTCCAGTCTTTAAACTAAATACTGGATTTGACGAAAAATCAAAGGACCGTCCAAGCTTTACAGTTCAAGGAATTGTGAAACCTCATAAGCTGTTAGATAATGCAATTGAAAAAGCAAAAAAAGTTGCAGGTCAGCCATCATTATACAATGATGACTTTCAAGTCAATGTAGATTTTGCAAATGATTCTAAGACATTTAGAACGCTCAAATATTCTGATTGTCGAATAGAGGAATACAAAGTAGATACATTATTTGATAAAGAAGAGGGTTACACTGGAAAAAGTGGGTTTGCAATTGTTGAAGACATAACTGTAACATGTGCTGGATTAACTACAAAAAATTATCCAAGTGAAAACACTGTACAATCCAATCCCTATATGATGGGTGGAATGACTCAGGCATTTACTACGATAATTTTACCACATGGTGAAAAGGAAACTCTCAATTTTCCATTCTTCAAACAAACATCTTCCACCGTTACAAAGGTTAGCCAAAAAATAAGCCGATTGACACCTTCGTTCCAACTGCAAGGTGTTGTTGGTGATACTCCAGTTTTGTACAAAGCTGTAGATCTAATAAGAACACGTGGGCCTGCAGGTACAGACTATCAAGGTTTGTTTTCAGTGGTTGTGGATATAGTGCACAACGGCAAATTGGTCAAAACA harbors:
- a CDS encoding MFS transporter, which gives rise to MTVENEKITRSAWFVLGTISCLGLIAMYAETMILPAIPTLIEEFDMPYSTSSWILSSYMIAGAVATPIAGKLSDVYGRKKILLIVMSIYSAGILAGGFADNLPFMIAARVAQGVGISMFPIAFGIIREVLPEKKLAVGQSIFTATFPAGATLGLLMGANIIQNYGWHATFFTVFPIAVLLGLFILKFIHVKSLSNISENKISLDIKGSIFLAITIISFLVGISYLENNTGDVFESIVFFAITVISLIIFIAIEKKVKSPLIDIKLLKNKMLLFGMLILLIAGLCTFMVYQTIPIMIQSPQPLGFGGSELTTATVQMPFMVIFLVGSILSGFALERIGNKRLTVIGTVVGTVGFFSLLIFHSTDYMVTVTLAIIAAGLSLAFIGGFNIVLLSTPIQFAGIALGMTLLFNLIGQSIGPSIAGMFQQMHRGTIEGVSGSFPTHEAYTMIFVTAFAISLVSVGFAITLNRKITA
- a CDS encoding peptidase, coding for MKALFLVLAISSIMILGSYSIPTAMAQVQAGGVELPGDPTWFAGEGLKKGDFFSYSLCHVNYRECVPFEMDLWIKGDVKTGSEDKWLVDVVVYDGNKIIKGNMEIGKLAPEPSGGTDNLLVYRSAFKSSIVWLSAFANGYDVGGDKGPKKFSAKSWGKIGNIGGEQIIPLAIEKVTVRAGTFDTVDISWKTGGVRSHVYVVDNFPFPVKAHTYTHVSSGIPPTEYEFELLEYKQNIVNDPFANVSSTDNISDFKGCPSTDALNKSVKKPTKNFEYQIHAYYSPDFPVEGCPMKWQLNFLSKFHDTEFLNQVQFDLMVVDDKFTLPPLRSVAQDQGYDYLYSPSGQATIDMTVNHKPGIAHFVVYVYGLSPQGIVPSNPIDYLVIDLPISAKTGGSTTSNIPSWIKNTAGWWADGSIDDNSFVQGIQFLIKENIIKIPPTSQGTSSTAKQIPSWIKNNAGWWADGSIDDKSFIEGLQFLIKEGIMKVPRAASTSSSSSSGPASWLD
- a CDS encoding tetratricopeptide repeat protein, whose protein sequence is MTGLFSYPKRHLKKLVKNGDYSEALEFGKSLEEKFSNDPDYMFMMGSIYFILEDAKRAIPYFEKAAQMAPDDVETLTLKTNVHLALQQKDEAIDCCKRIIKLQPENYEAHGLLEKLESL
- a CDS encoding nitroreductase/quinone reductase family protein — translated: MVMSQVFRAVLSTKGRKTGKIHSVMLRAVKYNEKIYFSRHRPDGDWFKNAMTNPDVIIEYGNSRYTGKAKVVEDEKLEKKISQLKYPGEKRAEEKRVAIEITLYEQ
- a CDS encoding PRC-barrel domain-containing protein, whose product is MSVKLEDMPENTATADDFVGKKVIDREGISYGKVKHIHINQKTLIVSGVTIHQGFNKDYFLGADYIDKFTEETLLLGRPPIRTGIPAVDIDGHKIGKVKRLHKNPDTHELESIEIGDGILHSKIISKSEIWGIGEKLILKVTKEGYKKLE
- a CDS encoding ATP-binding cassette domain-containing protein; its protein translation is MYSVETRSLSKTFGTVKAVNDISFAVESGEIFGFLGPNGAGKSTTIMILTTLLKPTSGQALVSGFDVMTHAKQVRQSIGYVQQESTVDEYLSGRENLLLQARLNHIPKDQINKRIDEILELIELTDKQNDSVVTYSGGMRKRLDIAGGLLHHPKILFLDEPTVGLDIQTRRKIWEYIKKIHQEFNMTIFLTTHYMEEADQLCDRIGIIDHGQIQIIDTPENMKNAMGNEVISLKFESKNSDDFLSQLHKIEYVKKINKDNDKLTIFTSNGTQVIPEIFKISSTLEIKIISISLTQPTLDDVFISYTGREMRDDDAGFNRKREHAKMKRLRA
- a CDS encoding ABC transporter permease is translated as MNSLMYDTYTVFWREMKRYKKSRSGVLIRLIQPAIWIIVIGNTFSGTQPLIQSVGFEGEYIEFMAPGVIILTAIFTSIFGGVNTLWDRRYGFMNKALTSPISRSSIALGKMSAISLISAMQSSLIIGIALAIGVNFPNLLMIAPIMAIVILFSLGFSGISVIVAATAKSQETFWGVINFLGMPLFMLSPALFPLELLPDWLATIAKFNPVTYTVLLVREMMTGVSEGGISAFLSIGVIAVFVLVMIGLASYVFTREVNKPF
- the pstS gene encoding phosphate ABC transporter substrate-binding protein PstS, whose protein sequence is MITKKTSLLMIATIVAIMAPLSANAATAPDVPSSDKTYNLNGAGATFPFPLIDLWRVEYHNDFDNVNLNYQSIGSGGGVKQHIEKTVNFAASDAPLTSSERELAPKTLHIPETIGGVTVVYNIPEIPNSGLKLTGKIISDIFMGKITKWNDPAIKNINPELNLPGKEILVAHRSDGSGTTFVFTDYLSKIDPDGWDKQVGKGKSVPWPTGLAAAGNEGVSGIVKSTKYSIGYVELAYAFQTGMSFAHIQNGDKTNFVEPTIDTISNAAAGIISKLPAAEADWSAVSIVNAPGPNSYPIASFSYLLVYEDLAKVTKSKDEAKAIIHMIHWMITDGQQFSSSLLYAPLPTQVIDLDKKGLSRVTYDGEVLWNGGSAKPSSKLPDWIRNNAKWWADGLITDDDYIKGLQYLISEGILKI